From Deltaproteobacteria bacterium, one genomic window encodes:
- a CDS encoding YceI family protein encodes MQGRAAWLAALVVAAAQPKISRPEVVFTAHGSLGMRVEGKTPQLSVTRNGDVLEFAVQLATLQTGIELRDRHMRDEVLEVQRFPVATLRVPNAPLATASTSGTTRAELTVHGQTHPMEVSFQVAQRGGYDVTATFRMDLRDYGMTAPVYLGVKVKPEVDVSADFHLDAP; translated from the coding sequence ATGCAAGGACGCGCTGCGTGGTTAGCTGCCTTGGTCGTCGCCGCGGCGCAGCCAAAGATCAGCCGCCCGGAAGTGGTGTTCACCGCGCATGGCAGCCTCGGCATGCGCGTCGAGGGCAAGACGCCCCAGTTGTCGGTGACCCGAAATGGCGACGTCCTCGAGTTCGCCGTGCAGCTCGCGACCCTGCAGACCGGCATCGAGCTTCGCGACCGGCACATGCGCGACGAGGTGCTCGAGGTGCAGCGCTTTCCCGTCGCCACGCTGCGCGTGCCCAATGCGCCGCTGGCGACGGCGAGCACGAGCGGGACCACGCGCGCCGAGTTGACGGTGCACGGGCAGACACACCCGATGGAAGTCTCTTTTCAAGTGGCGCAGCGCGGCGGCTACGATGTCACGGCGACCTTCCGCATGGACCTGCGCGACTACGGCATGACTGCGCCCGTGTATCTTGGCGTCAAGGTGAAGCCGGAGGTCGACGTCTCCGCCGACTTCCATCTGGACGCGCCGTGA
- a CDS encoding FixH family protein, with protein sequence MQLDAPIRGSIALAAIAICFCACGGSNGGSADSGDVVNCQSDPRVLTYSPPVTIQSQAKTMKLTLNQSAPAPPARGTDTWNIHVTDANGTALSNLTLTAKPFMPDHGHGPAVSPAVASNGDGNYTVTNLYFFMAGVWQVTFTAKESTDSAVFMFCVPG encoded by the coding sequence ATGCAGCTTGACGCTCCGATCCGCGGTTCCATCGCACTCGCCGCCATCGCCATCTGTTTCTGTGCGTGCGGCGGCTCGAATGGCGGCAGCGCCGACAGCGGCGACGTCGTCAACTGCCAGAGCGATCCGCGCGTGCTCACGTATTCGCCGCCGGTCACCATCCAGTCGCAGGCGAAGACGATGAAGCTCACACTCAACCAGTCCGCGCCGGCGCCGCCCGCGCGCGGGACCGACACCTGGAACATCCACGTCACCGACGCGAACGGGACGGCGCTCTCGAATCTGACGCTGACCGCGAAGCCGTTCATGCCCGACCACGGCCACGGCCCGGCCGTCAGTCCTGCCGTCGCCAGCAATGGCGACGGAAACTACACGGTGACGAACCTATATTTCTTCATGGCCGGTGTCTGGCAGGTGACTTTCACCGCAAAGGAATCGACCGACAGCGCCGTCTTCATGTTCTGCGTTCCGGGATAG